tgcagcttcttacaacctgtatataaTTGAAACTAGACCCCAGTGAAACCATGCAGTGGAACCTGCCGCTCGAAAAGAGATGTAGCAGACTACTTGAAAAGACgcatacatacttaattaaataatattattaatttgtacttatgttattcaaaaatgtaaatgaatcaaaaatgcaataatttaattcaactatataatatatttgttttgagcTGTACATACTATAATGAGAGACGCGACATCGAGCCACTTACTATAAAGACTCACCGTCGAGGGAATCTACAAAAATATTACCGGAAAGGTTGTTGAAGGCGGTTGGTGGTTGTTATTTTTAACCTGCCGGGTATTATAGGTGGTTTTAGAATATTTTCCTATATTTAACGCAAACTATTTATCATAAGTAGGTCTCTTTTTACGCAATGAATATCTTTCGTCTGATAGTATAAATATCCTTCATTGTTACAAAAGATAAAGAAATGATACTTCAACAAAGACTTCCAATTACGTACCTATTTGATAAGAATataataacatcattagtaaCATGAAGTAAAAATTGAACAATTGACGATATGATAGAATAACGCATGCCATAAAAGGCTTGATAGTCCATTGTCAGAAGAGCCACAGAGGTCGATTAACTGTGTGATGCTCCCTGGCCAGACCACCATCTCAATTTGGGCAATGATTCTTGTGATTACCACGAACGGAACGTTGATTCTTGAAATGGGAGTGACAAAAATAGCCTGGTATAAGTTTGTTTTCAATTTCATTTGGTGAAATACTAGAAATCCGCGTTATACGAGAGCTGCATCGCACTAAGCCCCCTATGATTGGAAACGGCAGATGTACTCGACGTGCTCTCATTTACCGATGGCTGTGTAATTTTGTTTTCGATCTGATCAGATTGTTATCGGTGCGGATACAGATTTCcaatatttgatatttttcaCGCCAAATAAGTAAGATACCTCCAAAActaaaagtatttcttttttgcctttgcccagcagtaggacaatGTAGGCTAGAAATTGAGTTATCTGTGAAAAATATTACAGATAACTTGTTTTGCAATATGTTTTCCATAATCTGGCCTTGATAATCTtagattacctaacctgataaCGTAGCATTTATCGGAATAGGAATTATGAGATAAACTAGGCACAACAAATGCAACAACGCTAGAACTATTTTTGCAAAGCTATTCCTTCAACAACGCGGTatacacataattattacaaattgtTGGCGATTAATTACCGTAATCTTCATATTTCTAGAAATTCGCTTCTGTCATGGTGCTGACATTGTACAAGTTGGATCCGAGCTCATCGGTGCGGGCAGTATTGATGACAATCGAAGCCCTAAACATCCAAGATATCGAGTACATCGATGTCAACTTGCTGACCGGGGAACATCTTAAAGATGAATACGTGCAGGTGGGTACGAAAAACTGccttttaatacaaaaaaaaaacaacttaaaagATATTTAGTTAAATCTACGTATAAAACCGAAATAACTAGATCCTATAGCCTACTTCTATGGCAGTATAGCCAGGGTTATAAGCAATTGAATGTTATATCAGTTTTACGGATTTTGAGTCAAAAACTTGTATTCAATATTTGAGCTCCTCAAAATAAGATTATCGTAAGCAGCAATGAATGCAGTATTGTCTTTAATTTCAGTTAAATCCTCAACACACTATTCCGACGCTGAAGGATGACGACTTTGTCATTTGGGACaggtaatattataaaattttaaatataatgacGCCATAATATAAGTGATACCACAGGACGTTGAAGAAGAGTCTTGATTAACAATGGATTATAAACCTTCTATCATTAAAACGGTAATTTTTTCGCTTGTCATAGAACATGCCGGATATTTACTTAccaatttgtttaaatataaaccGTGTTACGATCTACTCTTTTATTGATGACTAAGAAGGAAGCAtgagaagtatgtcagaatcgaatcaaatggaattccatagtctctactagCCCCGGTCAAAAATAGGCGTTAACTTATATATGTTGTATGTAATGGAAACGGTGAGTTGACTATTCTAATAAGGAGGACGCGAATTATTACAGACGCATAAGCCAATGGAGACGATCAATCACCATAGTCatgttctaaattattatacctTGTATTTCCAGTCACGCAATAAGCAGCTATCTGGTTAACAAGTACGCGAGTGACGAGTCTTTATACCCTGGGGAGATAAAGATGAGAGCAATCATTGATCAAAGACTCCACTTTGATAGTGGCATCCTGTTCCCTGCGTTGCGAGGAGCGGtcgtaagtaatataattattattacattaagtatacatattttaaaGTGGTGATAagcagtggtagcccagttggtagacagCTTGCCTCACACTTTAAGGTGGCAGGTTGGAATTCAGCTTAGAAAGAAAGCAgcaaaatttgtttttgaattcatatttggatcataaatgattatcacgtgctcagtggtgaagcaAGACATTGAGAGAAAACCCAAattcccgtgaaatgcattttcggaggtatgtgacctaagctgtattgagctgattttcccttcgcgggttggaaggtcagacaggtagtcgcttctgttaaaagcCGGTCCTGACAAAGCTTcaaattaggtaagcggaccctgtgaaaaacgggataatgctagtgagatgatgatacattattttaaagtgACTTATAGTTGCTTCGTACGAAACTACTTAGCTTATCTGGACATAACATTTACTATATTACAGTAGTTAACAAGTGTAAGTATTTTGTCACCATGCAATTAGTGTAAGTATTTTGTGTGTTaacgacggcctccttggttctattaagtttttttatatgtcatttttattacattctaTTGTTTTTTTGACATTGTGCTGCACAGACTTTTTTTGCTTGCGATACTCTCAACaagtaaatgaaatgaaatgaaacgaaacgaaacgaaatgAAATATTGTAACAGAAGGCAGTTTAGTTCCACTATccgacaacagatggcgccacagggaaaattagaacgcggtaaCTATGTTGTCACCGCCAACATATAAGTATTTGAGAAAACCAATGCTTCTGTATTCCGATTAGGGATAGCTGCAAGATCTAGCTTCCGCCTCTGTGGAACTAGATTTGAACGCCACCTATATCGCGCCTGCTCCATACGGTTGGCATACGAAGTTGCGCTTCTTCGAGGGGCCTACTTTCGTTGAAAGACCGTAACGTGTAGACACGATCCTCTCTCCGCACTCTGTAATTCGTACGTTTGTACCGGAATAAACTCGTCCACGTCACTTGTCGTTTCCCTTCTCTGCCCGCTCAACCCCCACCTTACTACATTGGCGCTCAACTCGTGGCCAGTCAGTACGAAGCTACAGCTCCTGCAGACCTCACGCCGCGGCACTACGGGTTAATGAGTGACAAGGAAGACAACGACAAATTCGAAGGCGACGACAAATTCGAAGATACTATCGAATTACCGGGTTCCACGCGATCGGGTCGTATCTACAAACCGAACATGTCAGACAAGCCAGTGATGTTGACGAGTGAGCAATTTGCCCAATTTTTGAATAGGGTATCTCCTTCCCCTGCACCAGCTACGAGAGGCTCCTTCACGAACTGCACATGTACTTATGACGGTCGTCCGAGTCCTGAGTTGGTCGAGGCCTTTTTAACAGCGGTCAACATTTTCAAGCGCAATGAGAACATGCCTGACACGATCGCCCTGGAAGAGCTGCCTTTGCTCCTTAAGGAAGAAGCTGGAATATGGTGGCAAGGTGTACACAAGCAAGACCATACCTGGGATGACTTTCAAACTCTCCTGCGTGACAACTTTGCACCTAAAAGAGAGGAATGGTTAGTTTATATGGATATTACGCAGAAGAAGCAAGAATCCAGGGGGAGGGCGAACAGGAACAACCAGTTGAGTACGCAAGCAGACTGCTCACTAAACCAGAAAGAAATTACTCAACCACAGTCCTGCCTTATTTGTCGGGTCGACGGCATAGGCAGAGGGGGAGAGTTGTAACAGAAGGCAGTTTAGTTCCACTATccgacaacagatggcgccacagggaaaattagaacgcggtaaCTATGTTGTCACCGCCAACATATAAGTATTTGAGAAAACCAATGCTTCTGTATTCCGATTCCGGACAGTCGGAGTTGCATTTCCGCACGCACTTCTGCTGTCTGCGCACGCTCGTACCCAGTGTTCGTGGAAGTGGCGGGCATCTCCCCCCTTCCGAAACCCCTCGACAAAGATCGAGGTTAGGGGCTTAGGCCGCTTAGGGCTCGCTAGGTCCGGCCCGACCCCCCGACCCGCGACAGGTGGTCGCGACTAGGTACCGGTGAGCTCCCGGAACCCCACACTTCGGCACTGGTCTGCCGGGTGTGGTTAGGCCGGGAGGGAAGCCGGTGGGAGCGATCGCCTGGCACGGGTAAGATCGGGTGTCGGTCGGCTTCCGAGAGGTcgggaggtctttgcccagcggGCTGGGGACGCCTGGTGCGCCAGGTGTCCCCCGGTTGTTCCCCCGGCGGGAAAGGAGTTTTGACTCCGCCGCCGGGTGAATCGTCAATTGGGGTGGTGGGGGGTCATGCCGCCCCCCTCCCTCTCCAAACGGCGCCCTAAGCGCCCCAGGGTCTTCCGCAGGAGCGCGGCGGCTTCCCTACTTGGGATTCCGCACCTGCGGGAGACCCTGGCGTCACTGCGCCAACCCGCGCGTGACGCAGTGCGTCCCTCCCCCCCTTCCACGCCGGGGGCAGGGGAGACGTACTTTGATGCGCCCCTCGCCCCCGCGGGCGAGGGCCCCCCGTCACCGGGGCCTCGGCGGTCGCCTCCACTCTCCATGCCGGAGCTGGggccgccgtcgccgccgccgcgccggacAGCGCCGCCGCTGCACTTAGCAGCAGCCCCGCTGCCGCAGCGCCCCTCTCGCGCGAGCCGCTCCCCGGCCCGCTCGACGTCCCCGCCGCCGGCCAAAGTGCTCGCCGCCCAGTCCCCGTCTTCGGGAGAGGGCAGGCATGCACTTCGACTGCCGGTGCGCGGAGCCCTATCTCCCCCCCCGTTCCGAGGAGGGTTGAGACAGGTCGCGCCCACGCCGGCGCCACGCCAGTCGCCGGAGGCGATGGATACGCAGCCGTCGTACGCGGCTGTGGCCTCGACACCTCCCGCGACTTCTCCACGGCTAATACCGCAGCGGGACGTACATTCCCCGCTCCAGGCCAAGCCCGCGTCGCAGCCCGCTCCGCCGAAGCGAGAGCGTTACCCCCCTTTGGTGGTGGAGGTACTCCCGGACTGGGCTCGGCACTTCCGAGCCCTCCGGGAGAAGCTCGGACACCCCCCTAACGCCCGACCATACGGGCGGGGGGTGCGCTTTATCCCGCGCACAGGGGAGGAGTACAGGACCATTCAGTCCTACCTGATGGCCCTGGAAAAGGAGACCACGATATCGTGGTTCTCCTACTCCCTTCCGGCGGAGCGCAACCTCAAGGTTGCCATCCGAGGGCTGCCGGTTGACACCGACCCAGCCCTCATTGAGGCCGAGTTACGCCGACTGGGGTACACCCCTGAGTTCGTGCGCGCCATCCAGGCGCGTTTCGGACGACCCGGGTGTATTTACCATGCCCAGCTCGAGCGTAACGCTGCGACCATCCCGGGCATTTATGGAGTCACGGAACTCCTCAACATGCCCGGGGTGAAGATAGAGGCCTGGCGGGGCAAAAAGGGACCGGCGCAGTGCCACCGGTGCCAGCAGTTCCGCCACTCCTCGCACAAGTGCCACCGCAAGATTGCGTGTGTGCGGTGTGGGGAGGAACACGCGGCCAGGGACTGCCCCAGACCTAGGGAGCAACCGGCGACCTGCGCCAACTGTGGTGGGCCACATCCCGCCAACCATGTGGCCTGCCCGGCCTTCGTGCGCGAGGCGCGCAACAAGAAGGCCGGAACCACAGCCCGCACCTCCTCGGGGCAAGCGACCAAGAAGGTCTTGGTCGCGCCCACAGGCGAGTCGAACGCCCAGGGGTCGCTCATGGCGGCGGCCAACGGCCCGAAGAGTGGCCCTACGAAACGGCGTAAGAGGAGGCGCGGCAGGGAAGGAAAAGGTCCCTTCTTGCCCCAAATCCCGCCGCGACAGCAGCCTAAGGAGCCGGCGACATCGTCTGCTCCAAAGACAACCCCCTCCATCCGACCCCCCGCCCCAAGCCAGGGGAAGGGGAAGTCGGCCGGAACTGGCGATCCAGCCGCCGCCAAGAAGGCGGCACTACTGGTCGCCATGGGGGTACTCCAAGATGTCCTGAAGGCACTGGAGCAGGATCTCGATCCTGTTACAGTGCTTTTGGACGGGATGAAGAGGTTGTTaacggcataaaatttatgtcgttAAGAATCCTTCATTGGAACGCCGAAGGCCTGTCTAGAAAGATAGGTCTTCTACGTGTTCTCTTGAGGGAGCAGAACATTGATGTCGCCCTGATCTCAGAGACCAAGCTGAGAGGCGCAGACCGACTGAAGATCCCCAACTTCTTCGTATACCGGAAGGACGAGCTCAGTGACCTCGGTCAGGCCTATAGAGGCCTAGCCGTCCTGGTAAGAAGAAGGTTGGTGCACCAGCCTCTGCCACCTATCGCTGGTCTTCAGTCGATCTACGCCCTGGGAGTGGAGATTGCTCTCGGAGACGTCCCAACACGTGTGTTTGCGGTGTATAAGCCGCCGGCGGCGCGCCTTGTCCTCGCGGACGTTCAGAAAATTCTGGACAGCCCGGGGCCAACGATCGCGGCCGGTGACTGGAACTGCAAGCACGTTGGTTGGAATTCCACGTGGACCTGTCCAAATGGACGACGTCTGTTCGATGACGCCAACGGGGGCGGGTATGTGGTTCTGGGGCCGGAGACCCCGACCCACTACCCGCACAACCCCGCTCATCTCCCAGACGTGATAGACCTCGCGGTGGTCAAGGGGCTCCGGCCCGATCCCACCGTTGAGACGTTAGACTATCACACAGGCTCCGACCATCAACCAGTCCTGATGGTCATTTCAAACCATCCTACCAGGACGAGGCTGCTGCCGCCGCGGCGGAAGTACTCCTGGGATAAATTCGGCCAGTACATGGTAGAGAACACTCCCATGCGACCAGTCTCGACCCCCACGGATGTCGACGAGTTGGCAACCGAGTTCGCCTCTACAGTCCAGCGGGCACTGCAACATGCCGCGCTCGAAGCTCCCAAACCGGGAGCCGCTCCTCCCACGCCGAAGCATATTGCGAATATGCTCGCGGAAAAGAGGCGACTCCGCAAGCAGTGGAACACCACGCGTTGCCCCACCATGAAGTCCCGGCTGAATGCGCTGGCCGAGAAGATCTCGGCCGCGCTCGATAGTGCCTCCGCCGACTCTTGGCAACACACTATCGACTCAGCCGGCGAGGATTGGACCGGCATCCATAGACTGTGTCGACAGCTCTCCGGGAAGCCGACACCAGTGCGACCTCTCCTCGCTCAGGACGGGACACCCCGTTTTAGAGCTGAGGATCGAGCGGAAATCTTCGCTGAGTGTCTGGAGAGCCAATTTCGGCCGAACCCAGGCGCCGaccacgacgaagaagaagtctcCCGAAATCTAGCGGGCTATTTCGGTCAGCCGATAGCCCCTGATGAGGATCCCGTCGTCTTTACGCCCGGACAGGTGCTCCGGGCGATAAGACGGACTCCGCTCCGGAAGGCCCCCGGCCCGGATGGCATTACCAACGAAATGCTGCGTCACCTTCCACCGCGTTCAGTCGCAGCGGTGACGCGCATTTTTAATGGCATCACGCGGACGGGGCACTTTCCGGATTGCTGGAAGCTTGGGCGAGTTATCATGCTCCCCAAGCCCGGGAAGAATATCCTGAAGCCTGAGAGCTATCGGCCAATCACCTTGCTACCGAACATCAGCAAGGTGTTTGAGAGACTTCTTCTGCGTCACATGATCCCACACATCATGCCACGCGAGGAACAATTCGGCTTTCGAGCCGAACATTCCACGACCCTTCAACTGACAAGGGTACTGCACGATATGACGGCGGCCCTCAACAAGAGGGAGACCACCGTAGCGGTATTCTTGGATATGGAGAAGGCGTTCGATCGCGTATGGCACCCGGGCTTGGTATATAAGCTGTCCACGTCTACGACTCCACGTCGAGTCGTTAAGACTGTGGCCACCTTTTTAGAGAATAGGCGCTTCCAGGTGGCAGTGGAAGGCGCCCTCTCCCAAGTCCGAAGGATCGCTGCGGGAGTTCCCCAGGGTAGCTGCCTATCTCCGGTTTGCTACGCCAGGTACACGGATGATATCCCCGTGGAGGGAGGGTCCAAGCTGGCGCTTTACGCCGATGACGCTGCCTTCTTCGCGACGTCCTTGAACGCCAAGCACGCTGCGAAGAAGATGCAGCGAACCTTGGATGCCCTCCCTGCCTGGCTGGCAAAGTGGAGATTGACGGTGAACGTGGGGAAAACCCAAGCGATCACTGTGGGACGTGGTCGGCTACACCCTCCGAATCTGACGCTGCATGGTGAGGAGATCGGGTGGTCCTCGCAGGCTAAATACCTGGGTGTGACCATAGACCGCCACCTCACCATGGCCCAGCAtgcgaggaatgtgatcggacagGCAGGTGCTGCCACTGCTCTGCTCCGCCCCATTCTTTGCTCGAGTCTCCCGTTGCGCATGAAGCTCGGCGTGTATAAGGCGTACATTAGGACACGGCTTACCTATGCCGCCCCCGCGTGGTACGCATTGGTCTCTGAGACCCATCGCCAAAGACTGCGGGCACAGCAGTCCAAGGCGTTGCGCACCATCGCGGACGCGCCGAGATTCGTCCGCAACGAAGTAATTCGGAGGGACCTAAAAGTCGAGACCTTGGATGAGTTTATCTCCAGGCTCTCGACTGGGATGTTCGCGCGCGCGGACGAGTCAGATTTCGTGCACCTACGAAATCTGGCTCCATACCACGCGCGCCCCCCGGACTGGAAGCCGTATCCTCGCGAGCTGGCTGATGTGGAGGAGCTCGACGAGGATACCTACCCAGCAACGGACTGACCCAAGCCGCCGGTTTGAGGGCAACCGTCATTGTTGACGGTTTCGACCTTGCCGGCGGACTCATCGGACTGACCTCACcggactgaccccgccggctcgAGCTGACCTGGAAACTTCGGGTCAAGCTCGCCGGCCACCTACTATGACGAGACACGTAccgcctggctggagtcgctcactgggcctccctcaacagggtctcacccggtgggctgactcgccggcggTACCACCCCGGACAAAAGATTGGGCCTTCGGAGGCGCGAAACTCGCCCGCCGTGGCCCacccccgtgccccgcccgtttTAGCGGGCGGCGAGAGCTTCCGCACCAAAGGGGCTAAGCCCCGAGGGTGCCTCCCCGACGTCCGCTTCGCGGACGTCGAGAAGACAACAACTGGAACTGGCTTCTGTATTCCGATTAGGGATAGCTGCAAGATCTAGCTTCCGCCTCTGTGGAACTAGATTTGAACGCCACCTATATCGCGCCTGCTCCATACGGTTGGCATACGAAGTTGCGCTTCTTCGAGGGGCCTACTTTCGTTGAAAGACCGTAACGTGTAGACACGATCCTCTCTCCGCACTCTGTAATTCGTACGTTTGTACCGGAATAAACTCGTCCACGTCACTTGTCGTTTCCCTTCTCTGCCCGCTCAACCCCCACCTTACTacaatatgaaaaatatatttattaagatgaaatatatatttaaaaatatatattattaatgaatgaaatatatatatttcattattatattattataatacgtcaaGGTGACAGTATAGGATCgtgcaattaaaataaatgtattaaggacattattaaattataattactttgaCTTTGATGTTTGTTGTAGATTCTAATGTAGAAACTAATATCGTCGCTGGAAATCTCAATTGTTGGACAAATTATGATAGATTTTCATGAGTagcaaaaaacattttttgacaCTTCTAGTCAGTCCAATAACTTTTATAATCCTTAACGTGTCTCAACACGTTAAACACCAAAATTCTTAAAATATCCATCACTTAAAAATAGActtaaatcaatcaaatcaaataagcTTGGAATAGAAATCAACAGGAACCTCATAATCTTAGAGGAACCCGTAATCTGTAAGGATAATATATAACCAATAGCTCATGTTCATGTTCCTACTtcttaattacttttattttcttacttacTCTTCCTTAATGTCAGTCTAATCTTCCTCGTCAGTTTCCGGTAGTGTATCTGTAACGGTTGACTCTGTTGACTGATGAGGCTGCAGAAACAACGAGtttatttctaaaaaagagAGTGGTGCAAGAAATGCTTTAATTGCAAAACTTAATTCAAGTCCTGATGTAGTGCATTTAAATTCATCTTAAAATAACGACTGGGTGTCAAAAATATCACGCATCAGAAAATAAATCAGATAGCAGTTTGAACCCCAATTTAAAATCTCCAAAAAAACGTAAGGACAAACATGGAATGTTCTTACGATTTTTTATCGAACGACGAGATAGAAGACTTTTCTCCAAATAGATCTGATCACAAAAAGAAACAGATAGTGAAAGTGATACAGATTGTGAATCTGTTGTGTTGAGCTATATCACTTAGGTATCCGATGGTTGTCTACTGATAGTAGATGCATACTCTAGTTTTTGCCTTAATTTTGTTTCTTGATTGAGAAAAATAGGATTTTTAGGGCTAACTAAACTTGCTCTATATCTTTCTAATTAATAATATTGGAGTTTACCACACCCATTTTACCATTTTCCAAATCTGTGACTATAAGTGGCGCGTACGAACATGGGACCATCACAGCTAATATAAAGACATGATCCTATTTAGTAATAAACTTGTAGTCGTAAAGTTtgtagccaactcacgtcctggcttgaaataaaaagaaaaagcttTTTGCTACAATTGGATTAAATGCCTAAGTAAGCTGTACTAGAAAATAGAGCAAACGAGACTTAACAACTATGAAAAACTAGACTacgataaaaaatacatttaataaattaattttgtacgtTCGGTTAAAGAGTcaaatattatttgtttgaaaattaaatgatgAAAGTGAAAAAATCTTTGAGAAATCTTAGGTACAAAAAGTAGTTTTAAGAAGctagtctgaccttccaacccgaagggaaaaccagcccaataacaggttagatcacatacctccgaaacgcatttcttgggtatgtgggtttcctcgcgatgttttccttcacagctgaacacgtgattattatttatgatctaaacatttcaaaaatcatacgtttaggcccgtgctggatacgaacctgcgaccttacagtaaGAATcagttcttccaactgggctatcacggctcatAAGATTTACGTG
This genomic interval from Pectinophora gossypiella chromosome Z, ilPecGoss1.1, whole genome shotgun sequence contains the following:
- the LOC126380384 gene encoding glutathione S-transferase 1-like, with product MVLTLYKLDPSSSVRAVLMTIEALNIQDIEYIDVNLLTGEHLKDEYVQLNPQHTIPTLKDDDFVIWDSHAISSYLVNKYASDESLYPGEIKMRAIIDQRLHFDSGILFPALRGAVEPVIYRGEKLFRPENLDKIKSAYGFTNKFLTTPWLAGDQLTIADICCIATVSSMNEIFPVAEDIYPNLAAWMARCSEQHFYKKGNLPGLNIFRELLKSKLS